A stretch of the Betaproteobacteria bacterium genome encodes the following:
- a CDS encoding glycosyltransferase family 39 protein — MIAARFPILSDEAYFLFWGQYPDYGYYDHPPMMGWIAWLMLRWSDAPWVVRLPSVMAPLLVSAIFVALLKRLGQRQAYLAGCLILLVPANVINVVITTDTPLLVFMALSAASFVLAVHEGKLRWHGIAGAMLGCAFLSKYFAVLLGIAFLVFIATTPSIPDRWKAAGLILLCSLPFGFLHAWWNYKHCWSTLLFNAFNRTSNATLGVQSIGLYVVCVVYTLCPFALYRMTRVREGLRSAWKSPAARALLWLWILPYALFAMVSLGKTVGLHWMFGFIPVFFASAALVLNARELRPSWIYLGFFSTLHVVAVFAVLALPLSVWEKTKVHDGFVYHTRMPELLKQIARYRGDAALLSAGYSAAAIASYHSKTYVPVWGQTTYHGRHDDILTDFRRFAGQRLAVLHKGVPAEGEYSPYFAHTEEHAILQDGARFTLVMGDGFKYEVYRDRILAAIRRTYYRIPKFLPVGACYFCDRYFPGEAYLRR, encoded by the coding sequence ATGATCGCCGCGCGCTTCCCCATCTTGAGCGACGAAGCTTACTTTCTTTTCTGGGGGCAGTATCCGGATTACGGCTACTACGATCACCCGCCCATGATGGGCTGGATTGCCTGGCTCATGTTGCGGTGGTCGGACGCGCCTTGGGTGGTGCGCTTGCCTTCAGTAATGGCGCCATTGTTGGTGAGCGCGATCTTCGTGGCGCTGCTAAAGCGCCTGGGGCAGCGCCAAGCCTATCTTGCGGGATGTTTGATCCTGCTGGTTCCCGCGAACGTGATCAACGTCGTCATCACCACGGATACGCCTTTGCTCGTGTTCATGGCGCTCTCGGCGGCGAGCTTCGTACTGGCGGTTCATGAGGGCAAGCTACGTTGGCACGGGATCGCGGGTGCGATGCTGGGCTGCGCGTTTCTGTCGAAGTACTTCGCTGTGCTGCTAGGTATCGCATTCCTCGTGTTTATCGCCACCACACCTTCCATCCCTGATCGTTGGAAGGCGGCTGGGCTCATCCTCCTGTGTTCGCTGCCGTTCGGCTTTCTGCACGCGTGGTGGAATTACAAGCATTGCTGGTCCACGCTTTTGTTCAACGCCTTTAACCGCACGAGCAATGCAACACTGGGTGTCCAGTCCATCGGGCTATACGTTGTGTGCGTGGTCTATACCTTGTGCCCCTTCGCCCTTTACCGGATGACTCGTGTGCGAGAGGGCTTGCGCTCGGCGTGGAAATCGCCCGCCGCGCGCGCGCTGCTGTGGCTTTGGATCTTGCCGTACGCATTGTTCGCCATGGTGTCGTTGGGGAAAACAGTGGGCTTGCATTGGATGTTCGGCTTCATCCCTGTTTTCTTTGCATCCGCCGCATTGGTTTTGAACGCGCGCGAGTTGCGGCCGAGTTGGATTTACCTCGGCTTTTTCTCAACGCTGCACGTGGTGGCCGTGTTCGCGGTTCTTGCCCTGCCTCTGAGCGTTTGGGAAAAAACCAAGGTCCACGATGGTTTTGTCTATCACACTCGCATGCCTGAGCTACTCAAACAGATCGCGCGATATCGCGGGGATGCAGCCTTGCTGTCGGCAGGCTATTCGGCGGCGGCCATCGCGTCTTATCATTCCAAGACTTACGTTCCGGTGTGGGGGCAGACCACCTACCACGGCCGTCACGATGACATCCTCACGGACTTTCGGCGCTTCGCTGGACAGCGTTTGGCGGTGCTGCACAAGGGCGTACCCGCCGAGGGAGAATATTCCCCGTACTTCGCCCATACCGAGGAGCACGCGATCCTTCAAGACGGCGCGCGCTTCACTCTAGTCATGGGCGATGGGTTCAAATACGAGGTCTACCGAGACCGGATATTGGCCGCGATCCGGCGGACCTATTACCGCATCCCGAAATTTCTGCCCGTGGGGGCGTGCTATTTCTGCGACCGGTACTTTCCGGGAGAAGCCTATTTACGACGATGA